GGCAGTCTTTCTTTTAAACAACATTCTAAACATTTTTTTTATATTCATATTCTTATGCCCTCACTTATTCGTACTTTATTCGAGGATCAAGCAGACTATAAACTACATCAGTTAATATATTTATTAACACAATGCTAGCCGCCAAAACAAATACTCCCGCCTGAACTACTGGCATATCTCGATTATGAATAGATTGAATCATAAATCTACCAACCCCTGGCCAAGAAAATATTGTTTCAGTTATTACAGCTCCTCCAAGTAAAACTCCTAATTGCATACCTAAGATGGTTACAACAGGCAGTAAGGCATTCCGCAAGGCATGTTTAACTATGATAATTTTCTTTTTAACACCCTTGGCTCGCGCAGTTTTAATATAGTCTTGTTGCATTACCTCAACCATTCGTGACCTTAATAATCTAACTATAGTAGCAGCCGTATAGGCTCCAACAGTGATTGCAGGTAAAACTAAGTTTTTCCAGCTACCTCTACTATGAGTTGGCAGTAAATCCCATTTTAAACCTACTAGGTATAAGAGCATTAAACCCAACCAAAAAACTGGCATAGACTGTCCTATTAAAGCTAGAACAGAGCCAATATAATCTACAATGCTGTTCTTTTTAACCGCAGTAATTATACCCACCGGTATTGCAATTATTAAGGCTACTGCCATACCTGCAAATGTTAATTCTAAGGTTGCGGGCATTCGGTCTAGTACTAATCGTAATGCTGGTTGATGGTGACGAAGTGATGTACCAAAATCACCCTTTATAGCATTGCCCATAAATCTAAAATACTGCTGCCACAGAGGGTCATTAAATCCCAAGGTATCACGCAGTAATTCAGCATCTTCGGGAGAGGCATCCATAGGCAGTAATAAAGCAACTGGATCTCCGGTTAGATACATAAGCAAAAACACAATTATTGAAACACCAAATATAACAATTAAGGCATTTATTATTTTTTTTAATACTCTTTTATGCATTTTTACTTACCTCCCAATTTTCCAGCAAAGTGACACGACACTGAGTGTTTATTTTGCTTATTTATTAACTCCGGTGCTGTTTCTTTACACCTTGCTTTGGCGTAAGGGCATCGGGGGTGAAAGCTACACCCTGTTGGTGGATTAAGAGGACTAGGTATATCCCCTGTTAAAACTATTTCATTGCGTTTTGCTAATGGATCTGGCACTGGTACAGCAGAGAGCAACGCCTTTGTGTAAGGATGTTGAGCATTAGTATATAAATCCTCTGTGTTTGCTAGTTCAACTATTTTACCTAAATACATTACTGCTACTCGGTCACAAATATGTCTAACTACTCCCAAGTCATGGGCAATAAATAAATATGATAAAGCCAATTCTTTTTGCAAATCTTGTAGTAAATTTATTACCTGAGCCTGAACCGATACATCGAGAGCAGAAACAGGTTCATCACAAACTACAAATTGTGGTTTTACAGCCAGTGCTCTTGCTATGCCAATTCGTTGTCTTTGACCACCACTAAACTCGTGTGGATATCTATTTTTATAGCTAGGATCAATACCAACTCTATCTAGCAATTGCTCTACCCTAAGGTTTTTTTCTTTGCCAGTAACAAGCTTGTGTATTTCCAGTGCTTCAGCTATGGTATTGCCAATCTTCCAACGTGGATTTAAGGAAGCAAAAGGGTCTTGAAAGACAATCTGCATTTTTTTTCGGTATAATCTCATTTTATTGCTGTTTAATTTACAGATATTTTCACCCTCAAAAAACACCTCACCACTAGTTGGCTCAGTTAGTCTTAAAACAGACATACCTGTTGTTGATTTACCACAACCTGATTCGCCTACAAGCCCTAGTGTTTCTCCAGCTTGGAGTGAAAAGCTAACACCATCAACTGCTTTAACTGTAGCCTGTTTTCGCCAATTAACACTTATAGGGTAATGCTTTTTCAGGTCCTTTACTTCTAACAGTTTACTCATTGATGGCTCACCTCACTCTCTGTACTAGCATGAAAACAGGCAACTTTATGTCCTGCTATATCTCTTAGCTTAGGTACTTGTTTTTGGCATTTTGCAGTAGCTTTTTCACACCTAGGGTGAAATGGACAACCCTTTGGCATATTGCTTAATGTTGGCACTGTGCCTGTTATTTGATTTAATCTCTTGGCTTTTTTAGAAACATCAGGTACCGATCGAAGAAGCCCCTGTGTATAGGGATGTTGAGGTCGGTAAAATATTTGCTCCACAGAAGCCTCTTCGACCAGTGTACCTAAATACATAACTGCAACTCTATCTGCCATTTCAGCAACAACACCTAAGTCATGAGTTATAAATAAAATTGCAGTATTAAACTCTTTTTGAAGCTTACGCATCAGCCGTAATATTTGCGCCTGGATAGTAACATCAAGAGCCGTTGTTGGCTCATCTGCTATCAGTAACTTTGGCTCACATGCTAAAGCCATTGCTATCATAGCCCGTTGTCTCATACCACCGCTCATTTGGTGTGGATACTGCTCTGCACGTCGCTCTGGGGTAGCTATTCCAACATGATCCATCATTTCTACGGCTTTTTTCCAAGCCTCTTTTTTTGATGCCCCAGTATGAACTCGCACTGTTTCAGCTATTTGCTCGCCTACTTTAATCACTGGATTAAGTGAAGTCATAGGCTCTTGAAATATCATAGCTATATCTTTACCCCTAATTGTTTGCATGTATTTATCGCTTTGTTTAGCTAAATCAGTTTTATTAAACAACATACTACCATCTGCAATTACGCCTGG
This Clostridium sp. 'deep sea' DNA region includes the following protein-coding sequences:
- the nikB gene encoding nickel ABC transporter permease — protein: MHKRVLKKIINALIVIFGVSIIVFLLMYLTGDPVALLLPMDASPEDAELLRDTLGFNDPLWQQYFRFMGNAIKGDFGTSLRHHQPALRLVLDRMPATLELTFAGMAVALIIAIPVGIITAVKKNSIVDYIGSVLALIGQSMPVFWLGLMLLYLVGLKWDLLPTHSRGSWKNLVLPAITVGAYTAATIVRLLRSRMVEVMQQDYIKTARAKGVKKKIIIVKHALRNALLPVVTILGMQLGVLLGGAVITETIFSWPGVGRFMIQSIHNRDMPVVQAGVFVLAASIVLINILTDVVYSLLDPRIKYE
- a CDS encoding dipeptide ABC transporter ATP-binding protein, encoding MSKLLEVKDLKKHYPISVNWRKQATVKAVDGVSFSLQAGETLGLVGESGCGKSTTGMSVLRLTEPTSGEVFFEGENICKLNSNKMRLYRKKMQIVFQDPFASLNPRWKIGNTIAEALEIHKLVTGKEKNLRVEQLLDRVGIDPSYKNRYPHEFSGGQRQRIGIARALAVKPQFVVCDEPVSALDVSVQAQVINLLQDLQKELALSYLFIAHDLGVVRHICDRVAVMYLGKIVELANTEDLYTNAQHPYTKALLSAVPVPDPLAKRNEIVLTGDIPSPLNPPTGCSFHPRCPYAKARCKETAPELINKQNKHSVSCHFAGKLGGK
- a CDS encoding ABC transporter ATP-binding protein codes for the protein MTLIKVDNLHVHFPVEEGTVKAVKGISFEINSGETLAIVGESGCGKSTTAHALMQLLSSPGVIADGSMLFNKTDLAKQSDKYMQTIRGKDIAMIFQEPMTSLNPVIKVGEQIAETVRVHTGASKKEAWKKAVEMMDHVGIATPERRAEQYPHQMSGGMRQRAMIAMALACEPKLLIADEPTTALDVTIQAQILRLMRKLQKEFNTAILFITHDLGVVAEMADRVAVMYLGTLVEEASVEQIFYRPQHPYTQGLLRSVPDVSKKAKRLNQITGTVPTLSNMPKGCPFHPRCEKATAKCQKQVPKLRDIAGHKVACFHASTESEVSHQ